The nucleotide sequence CCTTGGTCTGTATGTGAACCATTGACCAAATTCCAGCAAACTACCCAGTGCCCACAGGTTGCTGGGATTCTTGCAAGGAATCATGGACTAGATcagaagttcccaaactttttgtccccacagatcacttgaaaattgcagagggtcttggtggaccacttaatgatttctctgcttgctatagcaattgtaatgcgctgtgctaaatGAGATacaatttttaattgcattttaattgctgcttttatttcttgtactacaatttgaattctatggtttctaattcaaattgtaatacaataaaatacaatataagaaataaaagctacaaatataattaaaaatcaatatgaatgtctAATGCAGACACACCACAGAAAACCTTAATGAAGATCCTGGACCATAGCTTGGGAGCCCCTGGACTAGAAAGAGCTTGGTCTGATCATGTAAAAACGCttcttgtgtttttgtttttaaaggcacATTCAGCATCATTCAACACAAGACAGATCCCTATGAAATCCAGCGCTGGATGGGCATTTGTCCAGAAGGGCAGcctaaaaatatttcaaattaaaaaacaaaattaaaggtATGCATTCTTGCTTGGAAAATTGAAATGCGTCAGTGGACCAAAGGGATTCTAGTAACAACCAACCAAAAAATAGTTAGGCGTACATTAACTCTGGGCTATTCCACCCTTGAGCCCAAAACTGTATGGCAGCTTTCCCCAACTAGGTGCCCTGATGTTGtcgaactacagcttccatcatccctgacctttgtggctggggctgatgggagttaaagagtctaacaacaatatctggagggcttccCAGTTGGATAAGGTTGCTCCATGGCTACAGCAAGCCTCCCCTTTGCACTCCCAAGGAGTGCAGGGAACAGTCTGTCCCCAACGCTGACCTGAGACATCCCCTCTAGCCTCAGAGAAGCCTTTTGGACTGAAGCTGGGCAGAAAGTCCCCTACACCAGAGACTTTGAGCAAGGTGCACCAGCATCACCATCTTCCACATGGAAAGAAACTGACTGAAGCCCGCAGTGGTGGTTTGTATGGGTGAATGAAATGAGGACATGCTGTTGCCCGAGCTTGAGCTTTCGGGAGAAGGCAAGATACACCTGTAGCCTGaaccacatttacttggaagaaagccccattgattttGAAGGACTGCAGCTCAAATGGaaaagtgcatgctttgcatgcagaagatcccagcatCAATCTTGTTAAAAGgaccaggtagcaggtgatggtaaAGATtgtctgcctgagatcctgggagtgctgctgccaatcaCAGCAGATGACACTAACAGTctgagctggtataaggcagcctcctatataTCTAAAAGGGCTTATTTCCAAGTATGCATGCTTAGGGTTACAAGTCATTGCTAGATAAATATTTAGTCatcttctccctgccccccaccctgACTCAATGGATTGTTATTCGGTGCtccccactgaaattcatggacGTCAGTAggttaggtctattaatttcaatgggtctactctgagtagaacttggttCGATACAACCCAATAAGAGTGTATCCActtcaaacctttttttaaagatgaaatcACCCACATTTCACCTATAAAGGGCACTCACTTAGATTATGGTTGTCTTTCTTCTGCCTTTCTTTCAGGAATGCTTTGGCTTCATTTTCTGTGGAGcaggacaaaacaaaacaaaacaaagatggtCAGGGTTGACTCTGAAGCTGCTTCCACTTCCCCACAGTATGGCATCTTATTGCTGCTGAACCCTGATGGTTGGAGGCCTACATCCCAGTACCTGACATCTCTCTCTTGATATTGGGCAGGTCAGCTGGGCAGGAGTTACTGACTGTTACAGCCGGCTCCATCATTCCTTGGTTGCTGTATACATCCAGGAGGTTTCCAGAGACTGGAAGCTGCACATAATCATAGGAAGAGTTCCATTTACTTTCATGCCAGTGAGATTGGCTCAAGAAAGAAGTGAACAAGGTCTGAAGATCAATGCATTTATGTTTATGTGTCACATACATCTATTTTAAAGGATCACCCTGCTCCTAAATGCAAAAAAAATTGCTACCTGAGCTGAAATTAACTCCTCTTATGAGACTTTGATTTTGGCAATTTAGAGCTCCATTTTCTACCAAAGAAAATTCAAAAACAGATTTGGGGTTTAAAATCCTAGTTTCATGTCAAGACATGAATTGGCAAGACAGCCTCCAATATTGGCCACTGGGATTTAAACCTTTGCCATCTGTCTGCTGGGCCAAAACCATGGGGAGGGATGTGGAGTAGAAGAGAACAATCCAAGGGCTCACAAGCTACAGGGCACAGTAAGTCACACTTTGCCTTAAATGGAGGAAAGCCTACAGTAATAGAAAACAATGGATTGATATTCACTTGGTTGAGGTGCATGGAAAATGGGGAAAGGATCTGTCACCAGGAGTATTGGAAACTGTTGGGGTAGAGTGGGGTAGGTACCTTGtgggtctccagatattgttggactccaactccccttgtccctgacctttggccaggctggctggggctgatgggagttggagtcaaacaacatcaagagggccacagatttattTATAAGCCACCTTTCTGGCCTATGTCCACCCATGGTAGGATTAGAGCAGATGCCCACCTAGTCTACCATTTGGTCTCAgtggcctctgggaagcccacaagcaggacgtgaacacaagagcactctcactGCTCATGATCTGCACAGCAACTGATATCCAGAGGCATACTGATTCCAGTGCTGGAGGTAATATGCAgctgtcatgactagtagccattgatagcttttttaaaaagttacttttttattatgtacatgaaTCAGAAACATATAATGATTCATAACAATAGTTTACATGAATTTATAACAACTCCTAATAAGTCAATGATatccttatcctctatgaatttatttaaagctgtccaagttggcagccatcacttcGTCTTGCAGTAGCAAGACAACATAAAACATAATTTAACATTGTtgataaaacttttaaaaataaaaaaaccacaaaaatacataaaaataaaaggcaGTATAGAACCATTTCCAACCACAATTTAATAGTAGCAAGTCTAGTGAACACATCAATtaaaagccattttaaacataaataggtgtggtttttttaaaaaaatctttttaaatgcTGCAACTGAAAGAGCCAACCATATAtcccttgggagggagttccagaaagtGGAGACCACTGTTAAGATACCTGGATTCTGTTTGCTCCAACTcacaagaagctgctttataccaagtcaggtcattggcccatctagctcagtactgcctctacactggcaccagctctccaggatttcagacagggatctttccccttcctacttggagatgccagggattgaaccttggaccttctgcatgcaaagcaggtgctctgcccactgagcTGCAGGCTCTCTTGTGACAAACAGGCGCATGCCACCACTCAATCAAATCCTGGAAGCAACAGTGTTGaagagctgctttttaaaaaaaggatgtagTCATCCCCTCTATGAAGGTCAAATCCACCCTAAGAAAGGATGCTCAGCTCTGTCATTGGTCTCATAAACAAAGAGTTCTATTTACTAACACCCTTTCCATGCGTTAACCGAAGATAAGAATTTGCAAACTTAGCTGTTTTGGTAAGAGCTGCAGGCTTAAAATTAGTTGATTAATTAAGCTACAATACTAGTTAATAATATTGGTTGGGTGCCTGGAAAAAAAACCACCCAGCACTGTAAGGCTGATTAACTGgtgaggacatttttttaaaaatcagtacagCTGAAATaaaagtttgttttatttattcttgttTATTCTTTATTAGAAGGGCGAagctatctttttttaaagaaggacaaagaaaatattaaaactgTCTTTCCTTCCAACAAATAATTTATTAACTTCCCTTCATTAATGGAAACGTACTTTAAACTGTGGGGACTTAatgacacatttttttaaaatcagttgaCAGCCCTATAAGCCATGCTAGCTAAGACTGGGCATTCTCATCCATTCTAAATTCCAGCTCCTCCACAATCACTCCTCCACTGAGAACCCATATTAAAAGCTACTCACAGTGCTGGGCATCTGTAGGCCACTGTAGTCATTGTAGCTGGATTCCAGGCTGATGATCTCATCAATGACATCATCGATCTAATTAAGAAGGGAAGAAAGAGAGCAAAGGGGTTAAACCTGAAATAAGAGACCTTAATCAGAAGTACTTTGAAAGTAAGGGACAAACCAGGGAATATTGGGAGGACGATTTTACTCGCCTCTTTCTCAGAGCTGGATCCAATGTTCAGCAAAGCCATAGGGCTATTGGGGGCACTGCCGGGGGCCCCTGCCACTCCCTGCTGCTGCGCCAAACTATGTTGGGGCTCAGGAGCCGATGCAGCCTGTGGGGAGCAGGCTGACGCTCCCGGGCTTGCCCCAGCGACAGCCTGTGTTGCCATCTTGTTGCCCATGGCAGTGGAGAGGTACTGTTTGACCTGCTGCCTCTGCGCCTGTTGGATGTGGTACTTGGTGGGGTTCTCCAGGTGGGTTTGAACCTAAGCACAGAAGAGAAGAAGCAACAGCACATGAGCCACAACAGCAAGAACATGAGCCAGAATATAACTCAAGTGGACAGAGTCCCGCCTCTGCACTGACAGGACAGGAGGATTCTTTTCCAAGTAAAAGGAGCTACAGCAGGGGGAGCTGGCGTGGTGCCTTCCAAAcgtcttggactccaactcccatcacccccagccacaATGGCCAATGGTAGAGGATgacaggagttatagtccaaaatcaCACTGGCTACCCCGAGCTAAGGTAGCAAAGCCCCAAAAGCATCTCCACCCTAAACAATGGCAAACAAGGTTTGAATCCTGCCAAGAATCATGCCTAACAGCAATCATAAAAGAAAGACTAAATGagtaattcttaaaatcaaattaGCAGAACAATCCTAGACTTGAGTAACAGCTGCTGGATGGTCACAAGTAAATCCCCCTGTGCCAGCAAAAACCCCAACTTTATTGTTTTATCTTTATCATTAAGCTGACTTGAGCTCTCCAAAGAAAGAGTGAGTATGAAcgtttaaaataataaagaaataatacatTTCAAGGGAATAAAAGAAGACGTGATCAAGCCCATTCCTGTCATGAAGCATTACCACTGATCCACCGAGGCAGCCTTCACTAAATCCCATTGGGAGTTgaatcccaaacatctggaggacactaggttAGTGAAGGCTGACTAAGCCTCTTCATGCACTCATCTACCTAAACCAGGGGTCATTATGCCTGTGGGTACAGTAGTACTACTTGGTGCCCACAAAGCTTCTGAGCACCCCCCCCATCATTGCCCTTCTGGTCATGAGTTGGTGAGGATGGtagcctttttctcccttgacATGTACATAGAACTGAAGTAGCAAGTTGGAAGAGCAACaccctttcccacttcctctttttaTCTCTGTATACTTTTCAAAGCTCAGATGAATTCTACCTGATCTGACTTTTACCGAGATTACTTGGGAAAGAATAAACGTGTGCACAAGTgagcactctctctttctctgtctctagggggtgggggagagaggcaACGGGGAGCACATagcactcactcaaaaatccaaatatgCCCATGGccctaaaaaggttggtgactcctCATCTAATGGTACCACAAGCAGATAGCAGAAAGATGCTTCAAGGACTACTTGTCCCAGCTAGCTCAAGTCACATTTCAAACTACCATCTCTTTTGTTGCCACATTGCACATCCCTACCAAGGTACTGGAGCACCCCTAGAAATGAAAACTCCCCACCACTCAGCTAgccagtcctcctcctccccccatcacaGTCCCTTTAGGCTAGATAAAACAGGTGATCATCCCTCCGTAACCAAGactatctctctctctcgttcCTTCTTACCTTCAGTACCTCCACAGGAACCTGGGCAGGTGCAGTACGAGCGAGAGGGCTCACGGAAATCGCAGGTGTGGAAGGCGCAGGTGGCACAGGAGTGAACTGGGCCGCCTGCTGCTGCTCCCGGCGCTCTTGTTCTTGCGTCTGCGCCCGCATCAGCTGCTGCCGGAGAAGCACCCGGGATGACATGACGGGGCCTTGAGCCGGGGCACTCGGAGGACTACGGGaacaaaggaaggagagagatGTAGAGCTCACTCAGCAGCCATCAGGGTTATCTTACCACACAGCCAGGGTTGTGCATACTTTACTAGAGTGGCAAGACTCTCTGCCTTGGACACAACCAGGATAGAGGAGTAAAACAGTCGAAAGTGCATGTCATTGCAATGTCatgaatataaatattaaatcatGAAAGGTATCCTTTCAATATGGAATAATAAtgtatcccccccccaacagatgATACAGGAGAATGAGATACATATTTGCTCAAAGGCTTGGCGAGGGCAGCCAACTAGGCAGGGTGGCACCATTGCATGTTCTCATTAGCCCTGGAGCCTGCAGCTTGACACAGCCTGGTGCAAAAGGAGAAGCTCAGAGACATGAGATGTTGCACAGCAGTaacctcttttattttattttgcatgatGGGCTTCTGAGCAAGAGCAGCTTAACAGGGGCTTTCTGCTccgccactgagccatggcccttccatCCTGCCCCCCTCCACATCCACACACAGACTTACATAATTTGGGCTGAATTATACCCTCTGTGTCATATGTCTCCAAatagtaaatcctattgagttcagtcggCTGACTCCCAGCTAAGGGGGTATAAAGAAAGATAGAAAACCTCAAGTCCAGGGCCTGGATGTGGCTCACCAGGCTCCTCCAGCTGGCCCCCCTGACTCACCCTGGACCAAACCTCATTCCACAGGAAAGCCCCTTCTCCCCAAGCAGCATCATTTCCCTCCAGTTCATTAAATAGTAGTTAAAGGTATGCTAAAGTTGGCAATAGATcagggggtggggagcctttggtctcccagatgttgctgaatgacagctcccattagacccagcaagcatagccaacagccagggatgacgggagcaccagttcagcaacatctagagggccaaaggttccccacattgtGACAGATGCTTGTTAGCTACCAGCAGGTGGTGCTGTTGCTGTGCTGACCTCTTTAAGGAACACCACAGGTAAAGGAACACATGATTCCCCAATGGCACTCTGTTTTGGCACTGACACAGCTACACTTCTCACAGAATTTTACACGTTAAACTGCACAATGTGaacaggtttattttatttattttattaagcttatataccgcccgactagcaaacagctctctgggcggtgaacatagagacatgtacaataataaaattacaggatctaatataacaagtatataaaagtacaccatctaaaatgaaattacaacatttacttaaattagcttaaattaaaatgcctcagaaaagaggaaggttttaacctggcgccgaaaagataatagtgtcggcgccaggcgtacctcctcggggagactattccacaattcgggggccaccactgagaaggccctagatcttgccTGTGTTCTCCTTAAACACTTGCTTTCACAAACACAAACACCTACTCTGCTTTCCCCACTGGCTGCTTCAAAATCCCCCTTGACCCTGCCAACATTTTAAGCAGCTCCGGAGGGCAACCACTTGTCTCCTTCAGAGCAAGGGAGACCAATATGAAcacacgggaagctgccttatgccgagtcagaaCACCGGCTCATCCTGCCTGTGTTGGGAGGCCGACAGGGCCCCACCACACGGGCCGCTACTGGCGACACTGCAACTGAGAGCccccgggctgtgggcggtatataaatcaaataaataaaactgacctAGATGGgaatgggatggggagggcagcagCGAGGTCCCAGCTGTGTGGAtccaccagcagagccaatacaGCACTCCCGGCGATAAGCCCAGTTTCTCAACCAccctccaggtaagctgcagcaattcCTATGTTGGGAGAGCAGCTTCACCCCACCACATGGGCATCTTGCCTACTGTTATTTAGGCCAACTGGTTCTCACATTTTTAAATGGGTCTAGGCAAGACCtcttaactggagataccaggggctGAACCTAGGAACCTTCTCCATCCAAAATACATGCTCCACAACACAGCTATGGCAACTTAACAAATACAAGATGGGTGTTCAAGGGTCCAAGCTGATGGTACagctagaccaggggtggggaaccagcaGCCCTCCAGTTGTGGCTAGACCACAACTCGCAACATCCCTGACAAtaggacatgctggctggggctgatgggagttggaatccagcaacaggtGCATGGCAGCAAGTTTCATCCCCTTGAACTGGACACAGCTGAACCGTTTCCTAACACCCAGAGCCCATTTCCCACCTTAACATTTTTTTTGCCAGCTCAGTCTCAGCATCACTTGAAGTTTTTCTTTTGCTACAGGCTAAGTGGCAAGGGGGAAGTTGGGGGTTTAGTTTCAATACACCGAAGCTGGACATTCTCTGCTGTTCAGCTTTCTTTGTCCCCACAgccattgcagagagagagaggccacagCTGGAGGCCACGGTTTGATCTGGAGCCGGGTGAAGGAGGAGCAATCCACACCATTTAAAACTCTTCTCACCCCACCCTCCAAAATTTAATTCTGGGAACTACAGTtcagccctcacagagctaaaatttccagcccccttaacagactacagttcccagaattctttaggggaagctgtgctctaaatgtatggtgtggatccaGTACCTAACAGGGGCTTTTGGTGGCTGGAGGCAAGGGGTGCAAGGAGGGAAGAAGGGGTGAAGGCAGATACTAGGAGAGAGCAGGTAATCACATGTGGAGGAGCCTTCAGTGAGAAAAGGAAGGGTATTTCATGTTGTTGTTTCttaaaaaggatttttatttgttttagcaAGAACATACAGAGAGAGCgagggagacagaaccgaacaaCTGTATTTTTTCTAGTCTTTCCACAGGATTGAGTGCTTCTCATATAGATGCTCTAGTAACCTATTAATCCATCCAGCAGAAGAACGATACATGTCTGTTACCTGTACCACAAAAGTGCACACTGTGAAGGAACTTTTCTGAACTCCTCGTTTCATTGAAAATGTAACAAAAGCAGACCATGTAGCATAACACACTTCATATGCGTAAATTAAACACATAATTTGGGGTGCCATTAAAAAGGCAAAAAATTCTGATAACAAAGTACGTTCACACATTTGCCTGCTTTGATTATTGAGCCTGCTTGGGTGTCTGGAGCAGGTCTTCTTCCACACTCAGCCCTAATCGGTAACAGGGACAGAGCACCACCTTAATGATCTGTAGATCAGCAGCAGTTAACAAAAATACCCAGAAATACAGGATATGGTTGCCACCATGGAATCTTTAAACAACAGCTTCaaccaaaagaaagaaaatgtggaGGAAGAAACATAATCTGAAGCTTGAGGCTATGTAGTCAGTTTCCACAAGAGTGgctagccacaagagtggcttatGGGCAGATTCCTGTGGTTAAGAAGCTATCTCCACTTATCGGTCATAGTCCTTTAACCTCAGCCCCAGTCTCTTGCCTTCGACACACTAATCTTCCTCCATTgttctctttccctgctcagtgACCTATAACTTgggcttttttcccctttaagcACCCCCTGCTTACATTCTATGAGAAAGAGGTTATAAAAATTGACCTACTAGTAAAAACTACTCCAGCTGAAAAACTGGGGTCTGTCCTTGCCCTCCAACTTGAAATGAAATTTAAGTATAGATTACTTCATCAACTCAGATTTCACTTCCCCTGTTGTCatcccttttgttttaatatagatTTTAATCTTGCTCAGGGCAGAGACCCTTCGGTGGCTCATGTTATTCTGTAAggcaaggctggggaacctgtggcactccagatgttgctcaattacaactcccataatccttgaccactgaccatgcagGTTGCAACAGAGGGGTACtggagtcaacaacatctggagggccacaggtgtccTATAAAGTGTAAGTGCTAAGTAAAAAGCAGTTTGCTGATAGCTGAATTGTTGTGCAGGAATCTGTATGAACTTTGCACGTAGATATCACATGAGGCCAATCTTATTACACATGTAGTTTGCTATGTACTTGTAATGGGCTGGGATTCTGTTACTGATCCTAGCTTCCCCACACATGCACGTGTAGCAAGTTTCACATGTGATAAACGAGCAACAAGTGAATCGgtcctaggaacacaggaagctgcattacactgaattagaccattggtccatctagctcagtattgtctacactggttggCTGCAATTttctagagtttcagacagggatcttcccattcccagctctacctggtggtgctgtggattgaacctgagagGTACCAGGGATTGGCTCTAGGACCtgttgcctgcaaagcagatgatccaccactgagctatagcccttccctatatggtggactatgacctgggagaccagggttcgaatccccacacagccatgaagctcactgggtgaccttgggccagtcactgcctctcagcctcagaggaaggcaagggtaaatcccctctgaataccacttaccatgaaaaccctattcatagggtcgccataagttgggatcgacttgaaggcagcccacttCCATTTTCATATGGTTCAGAGGAGGAACCTTGCTACAATGCAACTAGATTTGGGAACTCAGTTGCAAATCTTGTGCTTCAGGGAGTTGGATACAGGAGACAGTAATGGGTTCACAGTTATTTGCCTCCCTTCCCATTGTTTGCATTGCATTAGAGGACCGGCTGCCTCACTGAAGTCCAAAGATGAACATGGGTCAGAGAACAACCACCACCAGCTTCTATGGTCGGTGCCCTCCAAACCCATTTCACACACCTAGAGTCATGCCCAGCTGCCCAacctgcagtgcacaatctacgCCAATTCCTGCCTTAGGGTGTGTAGGGAGGGGACTATCGCTGTTAACTACACCACACTCTAAAATATGTTTGTACAGAAGGACTCAGAAAGGGACAGAGgtggaagaaaaaagggggggaaaggatagACAAATGAGGGACAGTGCTTAAAATCCTACTGCACTCATTTGTGCAACAAAGCACCAGGCTCCAAATCCACCACAAGTGCTGCAAAGAACCTTTTTTGACCGTGACAAAAATCCAGTGTTTACCACACTACCCTGGAAaaaaggtgtgtttgtgtgcgtgcgcCTTTGCTtcaaaaaataaagtttctaggcCTCCTGAACATGGATGGAAGCTAGCGGTCTCAGTGGAAGTCTCAGgcatttctctgtgtgtgcacatataCATGCATCTATATTATAAACTTCAGTGGTGGCAGTAGTTTTGCCCTGAGAGACACAAAAGTGTCAATACTGCCAAGGGAGATTCAGCAAGTAAAGACAAACCATGGTGCTCTCACTCTCTCCTCTAGGCTACAGTACTGAAATGAGCCACCATACTGCTCTAATGAGGTCTAGGATCACCAATGTAAAAGCTGTGGAGACACCTACATTTGTTCCTGCCCTGGCA is from Rhineura floridana isolate rRhiFlo1 chromosome 3, rRhiFlo1.hap2, whole genome shotgun sequence and encodes:
- the TFE3 gene encoding transcription factor E3 isoform X2 yields the protein MSSRVLLRQQLMRAQTQEQERREQQQAAQFTPVPPAPSTPAISVSPLARTAPAQVPVEVLKVQTHLENPTKYHIQQAQRQQVKQYLSTAMGNKMATQAVAGASPGASACSPQAASAPEPQHSLAQQQGVAGAPGSAPNSPMALLNIGSSSEKEIDDVIDEIISLESSYNDYSGLQMPSTLPVSGNLLDVYSNQGMMEPAVTVSNSCPADLPNIKREMSENEAKAFLKERQKKDNHNLIERRRRFNINDRIKELGTLIPKSNDPEMRWNKGTILKASVDYIRKLQKEQQRSKEMEIRQRKLEQANRSLQLRVQELELQVQMHGLPLTSTQGLLTQSLGGDPTPAFAESLDLPFSAEELGLGLALGSDGGALQDVLMDDGTALSPLGASDPLLSSVSPGASKGSSCRSSFSMEDDS